The Neofelis nebulosa isolate mNeoNeb1 chromosome 16, mNeoNeb1.pri, whole genome shotgun sequence genome includes a window with the following:
- the FZD2 gene encoding frizzled-2, with amino-acid sequence MRPRSALPRLLLPLLLLPAAGPAQFHGEKGISIPDHGFCQPISIPLCTDIAYNQTIMPNLLGHTNQEDAGLEVHQFYPLVKVQCSPELRFFLCSMYAPVCTVLEQAIPPCRSICERARQGCEALMNKFGFQWPERLRCEHFPRHGAEQICVGQNHSEDGTPALLTTAPPPGLQPGAGGTPGGPGGGGSPPRYATLEHPFHCPRVLKVPSYLSYKFLGERDCAAPCEPARPDGSMFFSQEETRFARLWILTWSVLCCASTFFTVTTYLVDMQRFRYPERPIIFLSGCYTMVSVAYIAGFVLQERVVCNERFSEDGYRTVVQGTKKEGCTILFMMLYFFSMASSIWWVILSLTWFLAAGMKWGHEAIEANSQYFHLAAWAVPAVKTITILAMGQIDGDLLSGVCFVGLNSLDPLRGFVLAPLFVYLFIGTSFLLAGFVSLFRIRTIMKHDGTKTEKLERLMVRIGVFSVLYTVPATIVIACYFYEQAFREHWERSWVSQHCKSLAIPCPAHYTPRMSPDFTVYMIKYLMTLIVGITSGFWIWSGKTLHSWRKFYTRLTNSRHGETTV; translated from the coding sequence ATGCGGCCCCGCAGCGCCCTGCCCCgcctgctgctgccgctgctgctgctgcccgcCGCCGGGCCGGCCCAGTTCCACGGGGAGAAGGGCATCTCCATCCCAGACCACGGCTTCTGCCAGCCCATCTCCATCCCGCTGTGCACGGACATCGCCTACAACCAGACCATCATGCCCAACCTTCTGGGCCATACGAACCAGGAGGACGCGGGCCTGGAGGTGCACCAATTCTACCCGTTGGTGAAGGTGCAGTGCTCCCCCGAACTGCGCTTCTTCTTGTGCTCCATGTACGCACCCGTGTGCACCGTGCTGGAGCAGGCCATCCCGCCGTGCCGCTCCATCTGCGAGCGCGCGCGCCAGGGCTGCGAGGCGCTCATGAACAAGTTCGGTTTCCAGTGGCCCGAGCGCCTGCGCTGCGAGCACTTTCCGCGCCACGGCGCGGAGCAGATCTGCGTGGGCCAAAACCACTCCGAAGACGGCACGCCCGCGCTGCTCACTACCGCGCCTCCGCCCGGCCTGCAGCCGGGCGCCGGGGGCACCCCGGGcggcccgggcggcggcggctcgCCCCCGCGCTACGCCACGCTGGAGCACCCTTTCCACTGCCCGCGCGTCCTCAAGGTGCCATCCTATCTCAGCTACAAGTTTCTGGGCGAGCGCGACTGCGCGGCGCCCTGTGAGCCGGCGCGGCCCGACGGCTCCATGTTCTTCTCTCAGGAGGAGACGCGCTTCGCGCGCCTCTGGATCCTCACCTGGTCGGTGCTGTGCTGCGCCTCCACCTTCTTCACCGTCACTACCTACCTGGTAGACATGCAGCGCTTCCGCTACCCGGAGCGACCCATCATCTTTCTGTCCGGCTGCTACACTATGGTTTCGGTGGCCTACATCGCGGGCTTCGTGCTCCAGGAGCGCGTCGTGTGTAACGAGCGCTTTTCCGAGGACGGCTACCGCACAGTGGTGCAGGGCACCAAGAAGGAGGGCTGCACCATCCTCTTTATGATGCTGTACTTCTTCAGTATGGCCAGTTCCATCTGGTGGGTCATCCTGTCTCTCACCTGGTTCCTGGCGGCGGGCATGAAGTGGGGCCACGAGGCCATCGAGGCCAACTCCCAGTACTTCCACCTGGCCGCGTGGGCCGTGCCGGCGGTCAAGACCATCACTATCCTGGCCATGGGCCAGATTGACGGCGACCTGCTGAGCGGCGTGTGCTTCGTGGGCCTCAACAGCCTGGACCCGCTGCGGGGCTTCGTGCTGGCGCCGCTCTTCGTGTACCTGTTCATAGGCACGTCCTTTCTCCTGGCTGGTTTCGTGTCACTCTTCCGCATCCGTACCATCATGAAGCACGACGGCACCAAGACGGAGAAGCTGGAGCGGCTCATGGTGCGCATCGGCGTCTTCTCAGTGCTCTACACCGTGCCTGCCACCATCGTCATCGCCTGCTACTTCTACGAGCAGGCCTTTCGAGAGCACTGGGAGCGCTCGTGGGTGAGCCAGCACTGCAAGAGCCTGGCCATCCCGTGCCCGGCGCACTACACGCCGCGCATGTCACCCGACTTCACCGTCTACATGATCAAATACCTCATGACGCTCATCGTGGGCATCACGTCGGGCTTCTGGATCTGGTCCGGCAAGACGCTGCACTCGTGGAGGAAGTTCTACACCCGTCTCACCAACAGCCGGCACGGCGAGACCACCGTGTGA